A region of Pseudorasbora parva isolate DD20220531a chromosome 14, ASM2467924v1, whole genome shotgun sequence DNA encodes the following proteins:
- the LOC137039770 gene encoding basement membrane-specific heparan sulfate proteoglycan core protein-like: protein MRALVLIPSLKLAKMCAPRRAALSLSLNLNLQKVKNMNSRLLPLILILLHITGVHFTTPTSSKTRPSLGPGPCRADQAKCQNGQCISRDYICDGKTDCTDGSDEINCGTPSSCEPNEFKCQNGRCALKLWRCDGDNDCQDNSDEINCPTKSPGDTCAPEEFLCLSDRTCVPASYQCDDEPDCADRSDEYGCAPPTVTKPPEESITAEQGDSVTFTCSAIGVPIPIITWRLNWGHVPANSRIKMTSKNGQGTITIRDVKEGDQGAYTCEALNAKGLAFAIPDGILRLSQRPNPETYITLSPEEDPVDSTAFSHSTVLLLVFLPQFLIIAAVWMWLFIRMHQISKPN, encoded by the exons ATGCGCGCTCTCGTGCTCATCCCATCTCTCAAGTTGGCGAAAATGTGCGCGCCAC GAAGAGCAGCTCTGAGTCTTTCATTGAATCTGAATTTACAGAAAGTGAAGAACATGAACTCCAGACTCTTACCTCTGATCCTGATCCTGCTGCACATTACAG gTGTACATTTTACTACACCTACATCTTCCAAAACCAGACCCTCACTTGGCCCGGGACCCTGCCGTGCAGACCAGGCCAAGTGCCAGAATGGACAGTGCATCTCAAGGGATTACATATGTGATGGCAAAACGGACTGCACTGATGGCAGTGACGAAATCAATTGTG GAACTCCCTCATCTTGTGAACCCAATGAGTTTAAGTGTCAGAACGGCCGCTGTGCTCTGAAACTGTGGCGTTGTGATGGGGATAATGACTGCCAAGACAACTCAGATGAGATTAACTGCC CCACTAAAAGTCCAGGGGACACATGTGCCCCAGAGGAATTTCTGTGCTTGTCTGACCGCACATGCGTTCCTGCCAGTTACCAGTGCGACGACGAGCCGGACTGTGCCGACCGCTCTGATGAATATGGCTGTG CACCTCCCACTGTGACCAAACCCCCAGAAGAGTCCATCACAGCAGAACAGGGGGACTCTGTGACCTTTACTTGCTCTGCCATTGGTGTGCCCATTCCCATTATCACATGGCGTCTTAATTGGGGACACGTACCAGCAAACAGCAG AATCAAAATGACCAGTAAGAATGGGCAAGGAACGATTACCATCCGTGACGTTAAGGAAGGTGACCAGGGGGCGTACACCTGTGAGGCACTCAATGCTAAAGGCCTAGCGTTTGCCATTCCTGATGGGATCCTCAGACTGTCTCAGAGACCAAACCCAG AAACCTACATCACTCTAAGTCCAGAAGAAG ATCCAGTGGACAGCACAGCGTTCAGTCATTCTACAGTCCTTCTGCTGGTGTTTTTACCTCAGTTTCTCATAATAGCGGCTGTGTGGATGTG GCTTTTCATCAGAATGCATCAAATCTCAAAACCAAACTGA